A genomic region of Pseudomonas sp. KU43P contains the following coding sequences:
- the dbpA gene encoding ATP-dependent RNA helicase DbpA: MLANLDALGYASMTPIQAQSLPVILKGQDLIAQAKTGSGKTAAFGIGLLNPINPRYFGCQALVLCPTRELADQVAKELRRLARAEDNIKILTLCGGVSLGPQIASLEHGAHIIVGTPGRIQQHLDKGTLVLDGLNTLVLDEADRMLDMGFFDAIAAIIGKTPSRRQTLLFSATYPAGIEQLAADFMRKPQQVKVESLHADNQIEQRFIEIDAQHRLEAVTRVLGHYRPQSCVAFCFTKQQCEDVVAHLTAKGIVAQALHGDLEQRDRDQVLTMFANRSSSVLVATDVAARGLDIDGLDMVINVELARDAEIHVHRVGRTGRAGEKGIAVSLVAPAEGHRAQAIEALQKSPLRWDQLDSLKSKGGEPLLPVMTTLCIAAGRKDKLRPGDILGALTGDAGIPGKQVGKIAIFDFQAFVAVERALAKQAMQRLNSGKIKGRALKVRII; this comes from the coding sequence ATGCTGGCCAACCTGGACGCCCTCGGCTATGCCTCGATGACGCCCATCCAGGCCCAGAGCCTGCCCGTCATCCTCAAGGGCCAGGACCTGATCGCCCAGGCCAAGACCGGCAGCGGCAAGACCGCCGCCTTCGGCATCGGCCTGCTCAACCCGATCAACCCGCGCTACTTCGGTTGCCAGGCGCTGGTGCTGTGCCCGACCCGCGAGCTCGCCGACCAGGTGGCCAAGGAGCTGCGCCGCCTGGCCCGCGCCGAGGACAACATCAAGATCCTCACCCTCTGTGGTGGTGTCTCGCTGGGCCCGCAGATCGCCTCGCTGGAACACGGTGCGCACATCATCGTCGGCACCCCAGGCCGCATCCAGCAGCACCTGGACAAAGGCACCTTGGTGCTCGACGGGCTCAACACGCTGGTGCTCGACGAAGCCGACCGCATGCTCGACATGGGTTTCTTCGACGCCATCGCCGCCATCATCGGCAAGACCCCGTCGCGTCGCCAGACCCTGCTGTTCTCGGCCACCTATCCGGCCGGTATCGAGCAGCTGGCTGCCGACTTCATGCGCAAGCCGCAGCAAGTGAAGGTCGAGAGCCTGCACGCCGACAACCAGATCGAGCAGCGTTTCATCGAGATCGATGCGCAACACCGCCTGGAGGCCGTGACCCGCGTGCTCGGCCACTACCGCCCGCAGTCGTGCGTGGCGTTCTGCTTCACCAAGCAGCAGTGCGAGGACGTGGTGGCCCACCTGACCGCCAAAGGCATCGTCGCCCAGGCCCTGCATGGCGACCTGGAGCAGCGCGACCGCGACCAGGTGCTGACCATGTTCGCCAACCGCAGCAGCTCGGTGCTGGTGGCCACCGACGTGGCCGCCCGCGGCCTGGACATCGATGGCCTGGACATGGTCATCAACGTGGAGCTGGCGCGTGATGCGGAGATCCACGTGCACCGCGTCGGCCGTACCGGTCGCGCTGGCGAGAAGGGTATCGCCGTCAGCCTGGTGGCGCCGGCTGAAGGCCATCGCGCCCAGGCCATCGAAGCGCTGCAGAAGAGCCCGCTGCGCTGGGACCAGTTGGACAGCCTGAAGAGCAAGGGTGGCGAGCCGTTGTTGCCAGTGATGACCACCCTTTGCATTGCCGCAGGGCGCAAGGACAAGCTGCGTCCGGGTGACATCCTGGGTGCGCTGACCGGTGATGCCGGCATTCCTGGCAAGCAGGTGGGCAAGATTGCCATTTTCGACTTCCAGGCGTTTGTTGCGGTAGAGCGGGCATTGGCCAAACAGGCCATGCAGCGGCTGAACAGCGGCAAGATCAAGGGCCGTGCCCTGAAAGTCCGCATTATCTGA
- the mdtD gene encoding multidrug transporter subunit MdtD: MPERTPLDPITARWIPWVVAIAFFMQSLDGTILNTALPAMARSLEEDPLRMQGVIIAYMLTVALLIPASGWIADRFGTKRIFFSAILLFSFGSLLCAMANSLGFLIFARVVQGLGGALMLPVGRLVVLRAYPRTELVRIMSFITIPGLLGPLLGPTLGGWLVEILSWHWIFLLNLPVGALGCYAVWKFIPDLRGAERTTFDGPGFILFGAAMVLITIAMEGLGELHLPHLRVMLLLFAGMACLAAYWLRAGRDPEPLFAPSLFRVRTFAIGILGNLFARLGSGALPFLVPLLLQVALGYSPSQAGMSMIPLAAAAMLAKSVARSLIERLGYRIVLTGNTLLLGLLLASLGLVDEQTPYALLLVQLGLLGAVNSMQFTAMNTVTLIDLDDSSASSGNSLLSVVAQLSLSLGVACAGALLGGFTAAGSAEGVETTLQAFQLTFVTIGIMAMLAAAIFLQLAPTDGRRARRPEQHVES; the protein is encoded by the coding sequence ATGCCCGAACGCACCCCGCTGGACCCCATCACCGCCCGCTGGATCCCTTGGGTGGTGGCGATTGCTTTCTTCATGCAGTCCCTGGACGGCACCATCCTCAACACCGCCCTGCCGGCCATGGCCCGCTCCCTCGAAGAAGACCCGCTGCGCATGCAGGGCGTGATCATCGCCTACATGCTCACCGTAGCCCTGCTGATCCCCGCTTCGGGCTGGATCGCCGACCGTTTCGGTACCAAGCGCATCTTCTTCAGCGCCATCCTCCTGTTCAGCTTCGGTTCCCTGCTGTGCGCCATGGCCAACAGCCTCGGTTTCCTGATTTTCGCCCGCGTCGTGCAGGGCCTGGGCGGCGCTTTGATGCTGCCGGTCGGGCGACTGGTGGTGCTGCGGGCCTATCCGCGCACCGAACTGGTACGGATCATGAGCTTCATCACCATCCCCGGCCTGCTCGGCCCGCTGCTCGGCCCGACCCTGGGCGGCTGGCTGGTGGAAATCCTCAGCTGGCACTGGATCTTCCTGCTCAATTTGCCCGTCGGCGCGCTGGGCTGCTATGCCGTCTGGAAGTTCATCCCCGACCTGCGCGGCGCCGAACGCACCACCTTCGACGGCCCGGGCTTCATCCTGTTCGGCGCGGCGATGGTGCTGATCACCATCGCCATGGAGGGGCTGGGCGAGCTGCACCTGCCGCACTTGCGGGTGATGCTGTTGCTGTTCGCCGGCATGGCCTGCCTGGCCGCCTACTGGCTGCGCGCCGGGCGTGATCCTGAGCCGCTGTTCGCGCCCAGCCTGTTCCGCGTGCGCACCTTCGCCATCGGCATCCTCGGCAACCTGTTCGCGCGCCTGGGCAGTGGCGCCCTGCCGTTCCTGGTGCCGTTGCTGCTGCAGGTGGCGCTGGGCTATTCGCCGTCCCAGGCCGGGATGAGCATGATCCCGCTGGCGGCGGCGGCGATGCTCGCCAAGTCCGTCGCCCGCTCGCTGATCGAACGCCTCGGCTATCGCATCGTGCTCACCGGCAATACGCTGTTGCTCGGCTTGCTGCTGGCCAGCCTCGGGCTGGTCGACGAACAGACGCCCTATGCCCTGCTGCTGGTGCAACTGGGCCTGCTGGGCGCGGTCAACTCGATGCAGTTCACCGCCATGAACACGGTGACCCTGATCGACCTCGACGACTCCTCCGCCAGCAGCGGCAACAGCCTGCTGTCGGTGGTGGCGCAGCTGTCGCTGAGCCTTGGCGTGGCCTGCGCCGGTGCGTTGCTCGGCGGCTTCACGGCAGCCGGCAGCGCAGAAGGCGTGGAAACCACCCTGCAAGCCTTCCAGCTGACCTTCGTGACCATCGGCATCATGGCCATGCTGGCCGCGGCAATATTCCTGCAACTGGCCCCGACGGACGGAAGGCGTGCCCGTCGTCCGGAACAACACGTGGAATCGTAG
- a CDS encoding TldD/PmbA family protein, whose translation MTPQQTFEGLVSVLREALQPGEQFTLGYSAEQSQFVRFNHAKVRQAGTVSQASAQLRLIRDGRQAEHQVTLSDDAQLDRQRLGEALQQLRQTLPLLAVDPYLRLDENDWHSHSHSLQSQALPDLSEVLALLDREAGDLDLVGIYAAGPICRGFASSFGAFGWHQANSFNFDWSLFHSNGQAVKANYAGQVWNADDFTTRLRQAREQLGFLGRPAITLKPGSYRAYLAPAAMDEIAGMLCWGGFSAQALATGNSALQRLYNGDARLSPLVSFSEQVSGSLSPAFSDEGSPRLDVSLISQGRAVDKLVSARSAVEFELLSNGADSYESPCALSLAPGGLASEQILERLGTGLYISNLWYLNYSDLPAARMTGLTRFATFWVENGQIQGPVSTMRFDDSLYSLLGNQLEDLTREREMILSTSTYGQRSTGSSHLPGALVKGLTLTL comes from the coding sequence ATGACACCACAGCAAACATTCGAAGGCCTGGTCAGCGTGCTGCGTGAGGCACTGCAGCCAGGCGAACAGTTCACCCTCGGCTACAGCGCCGAACAGTCGCAGTTCGTGCGTTTCAACCACGCCAAGGTGCGCCAGGCCGGCACCGTGAGCCAGGCCAGTGCACAACTGCGGCTGATCCGCGACGGGCGCCAGGCAGAACACCAGGTGACCTTGAGCGATGATGCGCAGCTGGACCGCCAACGCTTGGGCGAGGCGTTGCAGCAACTGCGTCAGACCCTGCCGCTGCTGGCGGTAGACCCTTACCTGCGCCTGGACGAGAACGACTGGCACAGCCACAGCCACAGCCTGCAAAGCCAGGCGCTGCCGGACCTGAGTGAAGTCCTGGCCCTGCTCGACCGCGAAGCCGGTGACCTGGATCTGGTGGGTATCTATGCCGCCGGGCCGATCTGCCGCGGCTTTGCCAGCTCCTTCGGCGCCTTTGGCTGGCACCAGGCCAACAGCTTCAACTTCGACTGGAGTCTGTTCCACAGCAATGGCCAGGCGGTGAAGGCAAACTATGCCGGGCAGGTGTGGAACGCCGACGATTTCACCACGCGCCTGCGCCAGGCCCGTGAACAACTCGGCTTCCTCGGCCGCCCGGCGATCACCCTCAAGCCCGGCAGCTACCGCGCCTACCTGGCACCGGCGGCCATGGACGAGATCGCCGGCATGCTGTGCTGGGGCGGTTTCTCGGCCCAGGCGCTGGCCACTGGCAACAGCGCTCTGCAGCGCTTGTACAACGGCGATGCGCGGCTGAGCCCGCTGGTCAGCTTCAGCGAGCAGGTCAGCGGCTCGCTGAGCCCCGCGTTTTCCGATGAGGGTTCGCCACGCCTGGATGTTTCACTGATCAGCCAGGGGCGAGCGGTGGACAAGTTGGTCAGTGCTCGCAGTGCGGTCGAGTTCGAATTGCTGAGCAATGGCGCCGACAGCTACGAGTCGCCCTGCGCACTGAGCCTGGCCCCTGGCGGGCTGGCCAGCGAGCAGATTCTCGAACGGCTTGGCACTGGGCTGTACATCAGCAACCTGTGGTACCTGAACTACTCGGACCTGCCAGCGGCGCGCATGACCGGCCTGACCCGCTTTGCCACCTTCTGGGTGGAGAACGGCCAGATTCAGGGGCCGGTCAGCACCATGCGTTTCGATGACAGTTTGTACAGCCTGCTGGGCAACCAACTGGAAGACCTGACCCGCGAGCGGGAGATGATTCTGTCGACCAGCACCTATGGGCAGCGCAGTACCGGGTCGAGTCATTTGCCGGGGGCGTTGGTCAAAGGGCTGACCCTGACTTTGTGA
- a CDS encoding TldD/PmbA family protein, translating into MFDSSALLRQRFNALRSTAELFSLRHVKQSHQSLSVRRNVAEPPLFSQDEGAMLTVRVNGVEAYAATADLSQQGLQRALEHAENLARQIARHSLLDLREQPVTAARHDHVSPNFEQPLPSLADCLGLLAAESASIPKDSRLVDWQASLGMSLVEQTYLNSAGAELRHAQRFLFPGLGVTASDGQDSQSRSLGRDNFGQQGGFEIIERCGLVGAGRHIADEALQLLLAPNTPSGTRDLLLMPDQMMLQIHESIGHPLEMDRILGDERNYAGTSFVKASDFGHLQYGSKLLNVTFDPTIGEELASYSHDDDGTLASKQFLIRDGLLLRPLGGALSQFRSGLDGVANSRACGWNRAPIDRMANLNIEPGDQSLQQLIAGIEHGILMRTNRSWSIDDARNKFQFGCEWGQLIENGELKGIVKNPNYRGISAQFWRNLAAVGDHSTFQVLGTPNCGKGEPNQVVRVGHASPACVFRQIDVFGGDA; encoded by the coding sequence ATGTTCGATTCCAGCGCCCTGCTGCGCCAGCGCTTCAACGCGCTGCGCAGCACGGCCGAATTGTTTTCCCTGCGCCACGTAAAACAGTCGCACCAGTCACTTTCGGTTCGGCGCAACGTCGCCGAGCCGCCGCTGTTCAGCCAGGACGAAGGCGCCATGCTCACCGTGCGGGTCAATGGCGTCGAGGCCTATGCGGCCACCGCCGATCTGTCCCAGCAAGGCCTGCAACGCGCCCTGGAGCACGCCGAAAACTTGGCCCGACAAATCGCCCGGCACAGCCTGCTCGACCTGCGCGAGCAACCGGTGACCGCTGCCCGTCACGACCATGTCTCGCCCAACTTCGAGCAGCCGCTGCCGAGCCTCGCCGATTGCCTTGGCCTGCTCGCCGCAGAATCGGCCAGCATCCCCAAGGACAGCCGACTGGTGGATTGGCAGGCGAGCCTTGGCATGAGCCTGGTCGAGCAGACCTACCTGAACTCCGCCGGCGCCGAGCTGCGCCATGCCCAGCGCTTCCTGTTCCCGGGCCTGGGCGTGACCGCCAGCGACGGCCAGGACAGCCAGAGCCGCAGCCTGGGCCGGGACAACTTCGGCCAGCAGGGCGGTTTCGAGATCATCGAGCGCTGCGGCCTGGTCGGCGCCGGCCGCCACATCGCCGACGAGGCCCTGCAACTGCTGCTGGCGCCCAATACCCCAAGCGGCACGCGCGACCTGCTGCTGATGCCCGACCAGATGATGCTGCAGATCCACGAGTCCATCGGCCACCCACTGGAAATGGACCGCATCCTCGGCGACGAGCGCAACTACGCCGGCACCAGCTTCGTCAAAGCCAGCGATTTCGGCCATCTGCAATACGGCTCGAAGCTGCTCAACGTGACTTTCGACCCGACCATCGGCGAAGAACTGGCCAGCTACAGCCACGACGATGACGGCACCCTGGCCAGCAAGCAGTTCCTGATCCGTGACGGCCTGCTGCTGCGCCCGCTGGGCGGTGCCCTGTCGCAGTTCCGTTCCGGCCTCGACGGCGTGGCCAACAGCCGCGCCTGCGGCTGGAACCGCGCACCGATCGACCGCATGGCCAACCTCAACATCGAGCCCGGCGACCAGTCGCTGCAGCAGCTGATCGCTGGCATCGAGCACGGCATCCTGATGCGCACCAACCGCTCCTGGTCCATCGACGATGCGCGCAACAAGTTCCAGTTCGGTTGCGAATGGGGGCAACTGATCGAAAACGGCGAGCTCAAGGGCATCGTCAAGAACCCCAATTACCGCGGCATCTCCGCGCAGTTCTGGCGCAACCTGGCGGCGGTCGGCGACCACAGCACTTTCCAGGTACTGGGCACGCCCAACTGCGGCAAGGGCGAACCCAACCAGGTGGTGCGCGTCGGCCATGCCTCGCCGGCCTGCGTGTTCCGCCAGATTGACGTATTCGGGGGAGACGCCTGA